From Flavobacterium sp. J372, one genomic window encodes:
- the ychF gene encoding redox-regulated ATPase YchF: MKAGIVGLPNVGKSTLFNCLSNAKAQSANFPFCTIEPNVGVVNVPDPRLQKLEELVNPERVVPATVEIVDIAGLVKGASKGEGLGNQFLGNIRECNAIIHVLRCFDNDNIVHVDGSVNPIRDKETIDIELQLKDLETVEKRLEKVKRTAKAGIKEAVVEDALLENIKAVLLQGKSARVVQPKNQDETDLMESFQLITTKPVLYVCNVDEGSAATGNKYVEQVRELVKEEDAEVIVLAVGTEADITELETYEERQMFLEDLGLKEPGASALIRAAYKLLKLQTYFTAGVKEVRAWTIQVGDTAPQAAGVIHTDFEKGFIRAEVIAYDDYVAFGSEAKVKEAGKLRVEGKEYIVKDGDVMHFRFNV, translated from the coding sequence ATGAAAGCAGGTATTGTAGGATTACCAAACGTGGGTAAATCAACACTTTTTAATTGTTTGTCAAACGCTAAGGCACAAAGCGCCAACTTTCCGTTTTGTACTATTGAGCCAAACGTGGGTGTGGTGAATGTACCCGACCCCAGGCTGCAAAAGCTTGAAGAGCTGGTAAACCCTGAGCGTGTGGTACCTGCAACTGTTGAAATTGTAGACATCGCCGGGCTTGTAAAGGGTGCCAGTAAGGGCGAAGGGCTTGGTAACCAGTTTCTGGGGAACATCCGTGAGTGTAATGCCATCATCCATGTACTGCGTTGCTTTGACAATGACAATATTGTGCACGTTGACGGCAGTGTAAACCCGATACGTGATAAAGAAACTATTGATATTGAGCTTCAGCTAAAAGACCTTGAAACTGTAGAAAAACGTCTTGAAAAAGTAAAGCGCACTGCAAAAGCCGGTATTAAAGAAGCAGTTGTTGAAGATGCTTTGCTTGAAAATATAAAAGCAGTGCTGCTTCAGGGTAAATCTGCCAGGGTAGTACAGCCAAAGAACCAGGATGAAACCGACCTGATGGAAAGCTTCCAGCTGATTACTACAAAGCCTGTGCTTTATGTTTGTAATGTTGATGAAGGCTCTGCCGCTACCGGTAATAAATATGTAGAGCAGGTTCGTGAACTTGTGAAAGAAGAAGATGCAGAGGTTATTGTATTGGCTGTTGGTACAGAGGCCGATATTACTGAACTGGAAACTTACGAAGAGCGCCAGATGTTTCTAGAAGACCTTGGCCTTAAAGAGCCCGGAGCTTCAGCTTTAATCAGGGCTGCTTATAAACTTTTAAAACTGCAAACTTACTTCACAGCCGGGGTAAAAGAGGTAAGGGCCTGGACAATACAGGTAGGTGATACAGCGCCGCAGGCAGCAGGAGTTATCCATACCGATTTTGAAAAGGGCTTTATCCGTGCGGAAGTAATAGCGTACGATGACTATGTAGCATTCGGTTCTGAAGCAAAAGTAAAAGAAGCCGGGAAACTACGCGTTGAAGGTAAAGAATATATTGTAAAAGACGGTGATGTTATGCACTTCCGTTTTAACGTATAA
- a CDS encoding DMT family transporter — protein MTFGLVVAGQLIISVLMENFNIMGAQEHSISFGRIIGMALIVGGVIIMKKY, from the coding sequence ATGACTTTCGGACTTGTAGTAGCAGGCCAGCTGATTATCTCTGTGCTCATGGAGAACTTTAATATTATGGGTGCTCAGGAACACAGTATCAGCTTTGGCAGAATTATTGGTATGGCCCTGATTGTAGGCGGCGTTATTATAATGAAAAAATATTAA
- a CDS encoding DMT family transporter: MEKIIWIILAFLAGAFLPFQAGMNSKLAKTGGSPVHASMISFAIGVIALVMYIVLTSQNVSWKGLKDAPAYAWLGGVLGAFYVTVIVLAFPRIGSGNDFRTCSSRPADYLCAHGEL; the protein is encoded by the coding sequence ATGGAAAAAATAATATGGATTATTCTTGCCTTCCTGGCAGGAGCGTTTCTGCCGTTTCAGGCAGGGATGAATAGTAAATTAGCGAAAACCGGAGGTAGTCCTGTGCATGCCTCAATGATCTCTTTTGCTATTGGGGTAATAGCTTTGGTCATGTATATCGTTTTAACGTCTCAAAATGTATCGTGGAAAGGTTTAAAAGATGCTCCTGCATATGCCTGGCTTGGAGGAGTTTTAGGTGCATTTTATGTCACGGTAATAGTGCTGGCTTTTCCTAGAATTGGGTCCGGGAATGACTTTCGGACTTGTAGTAGCAGGCCAGCTGATTATCTCTGTGCTCATGGAGAACTTTAA
- a CDS encoding NADH:flavin oxidoreductase/NADH oxidase, producing MKALFSPLSLRGLTLKNRIVLSPMQQYSAQNGKPGQWHLVHLGSRAVGGSGLILTECTAVSPEGMCTLSDVGIWNQEQVQAWKEITDFVHAQNCKIGIQLWHAGGKASTSHPEQGFKPLKAKDGGWSPKSSSATSINEHQPQEMTLEEIEKVINDFQQAAKNALDAGFDVIELHAAHGYLLHQFYSALINKRKDMYGGGFENRIRLLREVVTSVREVIPDTMPLFVRLSAVDYSNSIDAWTIEESVRLSEILKELGVDFITASGGGFVQVDQNIVKPGYQLPLATSIRNQVNIPVGAVGMIVDAFQSNEIIENKQADLVVIAREHLRDPYFGIHAAIELEEPADVPWQYKRAF from the coding sequence ATGAAAGCACTTTTCAGCCCGTTAAGCCTGCGGGGCTTAACTTTAAAAAACAGGATTGTACTGTCGCCAATGCAGCAGTACAGTGCACAAAACGGAAAGCCCGGCCAATGGCATCTGGTTCATCTCGGTAGCCGCGCTGTAGGGGGATCGGGATTGATTTTAACCGAATGCACCGCTGTGTCTCCGGAGGGTATGTGTACCTTATCAGATGTTGGAATCTGGAACCAGGAACAGGTACAAGCATGGAAAGAAATTACAGACTTTGTACATGCGCAAAATTGTAAAATAGGTATCCAGCTATGGCATGCAGGAGGTAAAGCCAGTACAAGCCATCCTGAGCAGGGCTTTAAACCATTAAAAGCTAAAGACGGAGGATGGAGTCCTAAAAGCTCTTCAGCAACTTCAATTAATGAACACCAACCACAGGAAATGACTTTGGAAGAAATTGAAAAAGTAATAAATGATTTTCAGCAAGCTGCAAAAAATGCTTTAGACGCCGGATTTGACGTTATTGAGCTTCATGCTGCCCACGGTTATCTGCTGCACCAGTTTTATTCGGCTTTAATCAATAAAAGAAAAGACATGTATGGCGGCGGTTTTGAAAACAGGATCCGGTTGTTGCGGGAGGTAGTAACCTCAGTACGTGAAGTAATACCTGATACTATGCCATTATTTGTACGGCTCTCAGCAGTTGATTACAGCAATAGTATAGATGCGTGGACTATAGAAGAAAGTGTAAGGCTAAGTGAAATCCTGAAGGAATTGGGTGTAGATTTTATAACAGCTTCCGGAGGCGGCTTTGTACAGGTTGATCAAAACATTGTGAAGCCTGGATACCAACTGCCACTGGCAACATCTATTCGTAACCAGGTAAATATTCCTGTAGGGGCCGTGGGAATGATTGTGGATGCGTTTCAGTCTAATGAGATCATCGAGAACAAACAGGCAGATCTCGTGGTAATAGCCCGTGAGCATTTACGTGATCCTTATTTCGGCATTCATGCAGCTATTGAACTTGAGGAGCCTGCAGATGTACCATGGCAATACAAAAGGGCATTTTAA
- a CDS encoding Crp/Fnr family transcriptional regulator, giving the protein MYNTGLADFLSSRIEVNDTEIQDFLKMFVSRSVRKKQLIVQPGFTASKRFYIVDGALRSFVINESGQEITIALAVKDWWITDYNSYIYQQPATLFVEALSHSVIMELSFDDEKYLKQLNPKYESFFRIIAERGLAAQQRRMIALHTQTAVQRYENFARQYPQFIQEIPQYIIASFLGMSTEFLSKIRNNKL; this is encoded by the coding sequence GTGTACAATACAGGATTAGCAGATTTTTTGAGCAGCCGTATAGAGGTTAATGATACAGAAATTCAGGATTTCCTGAAAATGTTTGTATCCAGATCTGTGAGAAAGAAACAATTAATTGTACAACCCGGCTTTACCGCATCTAAGAGATTTTATATTGTAGACGGGGCACTACGCTCATTTGTAATCAATGAATCTGGGCAGGAAATTACCATTGCTCTTGCTGTCAAAGACTGGTGGATTACAGATTATAACTCCTATATTTATCAACAACCAGCCACTTTATTTGTTGAAGCACTCTCCCATTCTGTGATTATGGAACTCTCCTTTGATGACGAAAAATATTTAAAGCAACTCAACCCTAAATATGAGTCCTTTTTCCGGATCATAGCAGAAAGGGGCTTAGCGGCACAACAGAGGCGTATGATAGCCCTTCATACTCAAACTGCTGTGCAGCGTTATGAAAATTTTGCCAGGCAGTATCCGCAGTTTATACAAGAGATTCCACAATATATTATTGCTTCTTTTTTAGGCATGTCTACAGAGTTTTTGTCAAAAATCAGGAATAATAAACTCTGA